One genomic region from Terasakiella sp. SH-1 encodes:
- a CDS encoding ABC transporter substrate-binding protein: MLIKKSNLLVASLIAIVLVLSFLISRETAHDKKVVAVTQLLSHPALDDVRKGVIQGLKNNGYTEDDNLKVIFANANGDPSLTVPIAQNFQREKPDLVIPITTPSTLGIAKTIKNTPIVFAGVTDPVATGLVKSMQSPGENITGVSDQWPFEKQLEAFLKYFPKTKSIGMLYTVGDDVSQHGVKAMKTATQKNNLYLVLKPISSSQDVYPTAVTLLREVDTIFIGIDAVVNENTASVLKAGEQANKPIFAGDSGSVQKGAILALSVNMLDLGKLAGDIAAKVLDGKKPAEIPVGVVSSGTISANKTIAEKYGLDINKLKADGVQIVE, encoded by the coding sequence ATGCTGATAAAAAAATCAAACCTCTTAGTAGCAAGTCTAATAGCTATAGTATTGGTTTTAAGTTTTCTCATTTCACGAGAAACTGCACACGATAAAAAAGTGGTGGCTGTAACTCAATTATTAAGTCACCCTGCGCTTGACGATGTAAGAAAAGGTGTAATACAAGGCTTAAAAAACAATGGATATACAGAAGATGACAACCTGAAAGTCATCTTTGCAAATGCTAACGGAGACCCTTCTCTAACGGTTCCCATTGCCCAGAATTTTCAAAGAGAAAAGCCTGATCTTGTAATTCCAATTACAACCCCGTCCACACTTGGCATAGCAAAGACAATCAAGAATACGCCTATCGTATTTGCAGGAGTTACTGATCCTGTTGCAACTGGACTCGTTAAATCAATGCAGTCTCCAGGAGAAAATATAACTGGTGTAAGCGATCAATGGCCTTTTGAAAAACAACTCGAAGCGTTTTTGAAATATTTTCCAAAAACAAAAAGTATTGGCATGCTTTATACTGTTGGCGATGATGTATCGCAACATGGCGTAAAGGCCATGAAAACAGCTACGCAAAAAAACAATCTATACCTCGTATTAAAGCCAATTTCTTCCTCACAAGATGTGTACCCCACTGCAGTTACACTACTTCGTGAAGTTGATACTATATTTATTGGAATTGATGCTGTAGTGAATGAAAATACCGCATCTGTACTTAAGGCTGGCGAGCAAGCAAATAAACCAATTTTTGCCGGCGATTCAGGGAGTGTACAAAAGGGGGCAATCTTAGCGCTATCTGTCAACATGCTTGACCTAGGAAAGTTAGCAGGTGACATAGCTGCTAAAGTTCTAGATGGGAAAAAACCAGCAGAAATCCCTGTAGGAGTTGTTTCGAGCGGAACAATCAGTGCAAACAAAACAATCGCAGAAAAGTATGGCCTCGACATCAATAAGTTAAAAGCCGATGGGGTTCAGATAGTTGAGTGA
- a CDS encoding ATP-binding cassette domain-containing protein, whose protein sequence is MRDIDLNIETGDVIRINGRNGAGKSTILKIIASIYPPTEGSISISKNCNIAYMDQYSTNLVAHDLTIREHIEAFISHKDRTKSKDIFQKMQSFGLGLEENLDEFVGHLSGGQQQIVALLSVLAAGANLLCLDEYLTALDQKSVNIANQILSLQIEEEGLSVIVVSHEVPQLLFNKELHL, encoded by the coding sequence GTGAGAGATATTGATTTAAATATTGAAACTGGCGATGTTATACGCATTAACGGACGCAATGGAGCTGGAAAATCAACCATTTTAAAAATAATTGCTTCGATATACCCCCCAACAGAAGGAAGCATTTCCATCAGCAAAAATTGCAATATTGCTTATATGGACCAGTATTCCACAAATCTAGTAGCGCATGACCTCACAATTAGGGAACATATTGAAGCATTTATCTCGCACAAAGATCGTACAAAAAGCAAAGACATCTTTCAAAAAATGCAATCATTTGGATTGGGTTTAGAGGAAAACCTTGACGAGTTTGTAGGACATCTTTCAGGCGGGCAACAACAGATTGTTGCTCTATTATCGGTACTTGCTGCTGGGGCCAACTTATTATGTCTAGACGAATACCTTACTGCACTTGATCAAAAGTCGGTAAACATTGCTAATCAAATACTGTCTTTGCAGATTGAGGAAGAGGGCCTTTCAGTAATTGTAGTCAGTCACGAAGTACCACAATTATTATTTAACAAAGAACTGCACCTGTAA